The sequence below is a genomic window from Uranotaenia lowii strain MFRU-FL chromosome 2, ASM2978415v1, whole genome shotgun sequence.
accccgaaacatgaaatctggatTTGTTACTAACATTTAGTTATAaccactaatgtcgtttgaatattctgctatcaatgatcatgctttatactccttacctcagaaagtatttcaaaactttttagtGTTATAAAAAAGCTACCCCAACTTACCAAACTTttgcaaaaatgaatttaaaaagtgatcaaagttctcccagtttacggtattctCTTTTAAGGACCAGTTTCACAGTAATAGATATAGCTATGATTTTCAGAGTCTTGAAATATATCATATAATTATCCTTTTAAACAAACTCCGTGTAAACAAATTATTTACGCTGCAACTTCATTTGAAATCCCTTCAGAACCCTCCACCGGGAGTAGATCTCGTCCCAATCCATGAACGCTCCAACCACATGCCGAGTGTTGGCATCGGTATCGGTGTAACCTTTGCGTCCGTGAAGCATTCGAACATTACTGAATGCAAGAATGTCCCCGGAAGCCGTTTTGAACTGGACCGACTCTTGGTAGATCATCTGGATGAATTTAGCCAACGCTCGGTACCAGGGTTCCACTCGCTTCATGGGTATGTTGAAGAAGCTATCTCTTTGCGGGATACTCTGAAGAATTCGTTCAATTGATCCATCACGACCAAGGCTGTGGAggcatattcaaatattaataaTTGATTGAGTTCTTGTTAccctaaaaaaattgttaccaaATCACCGGTGCGCGGTAGATGCTATGAAATTGTCGTCCCTCATCGGTTCCAACATCGCACCAGTTGACCAAAGTTTCCGAGAGAAGCCGGAAGTCATCTGGATGCTCCTGGCGCAACCGTTCGGCCACATACATAGCATCGACTATCAGGTTCTGACCTCCAGCCGATTCCGTTTGAACTATGTAGTGAAGTAGATTACAACCAGGTAGATACTCGTAGTAGGGTAAATCCGTGTGCATCTGCAGGGGTGCCGCCAGATAGGCAACATTACTGGTTTCCTCTTTAGCTTTGATGATGTACTCGTCACTGTTGTTAGTTTTGAAAGGAAAATCTCAACGTCCATATGTAGGTACGGAAAATGTTACGAAATTCCTTACCCGTAATGAGTTCTCCGGATGAACCCAATTCGATTGGCCAACTTTCTAGCTACCTCATCGTCAAGTGGAGCATTCTTGATCATTACGATGCCAAACCGTATCAACGACTCGATCCATTCGCGTAAGGCTCCATCATCGGAAATCACATCACTGTATTCGAAATTCTTCAGAACTACCGGGAAATCCCGTTGTCCCCAAAACCTCGCCTTAGGTCGATACCATTCATTTAGATAATCACTGCAATTATCTTCGCTAAAGTTACGAGCCACTAACCAGTCCAAGGGGAACTCCGAAATGTGATCATCAATCCACAATAATTTCAAGGTGTCACCGGCTGAGTTTtttgaacagtttttcaaaCGAATGCTATCCACGTCTATGTTCTCCCAGTTCAGAATTCTACTGTAAGATCCCGGATGAAAGCACTCTCGACACTGACAGTTATCACGTAACCAAATTAAGGGAAATTCGAACCTTCGACCATCAATCAATTCAACGGCCACCGATCGGCTGGAAGTCTGTTCAAAAACTGCTCCAATTCGTGGGCCGTCTTCCGAGGcgttaaagttaaatttttcactCGCCCTGGCACTCGTTCTGGAACCGCCCAGATCATGCGTATGAATCGTCCGACGCGCCTGTTGAACAGATCCTATTGGTGTAGCCACCAGACAACGTCCAATCATCGGAGGAGGATTCCCTTTGATAAGGATTCTGCCGAATTGGCGAATCGTTGATAAATCGCTCAACTTTCGTAACGCCATCCTGCTTTCAAAGTTCGGTGCGTGCTGCAATCTTTTGCTTCACGTTGTTGGTTGGAAAAGCGCGCGATTTCTTACCAGAGGGTGGGCTGATCAACGTTCGATGCCGATATTTGCAGGAAGATCGGTCGGATGATCGATCAAGCGCTgtcgttattttcaaatttagttccgGGTTCAGTTGAACTACTTGTAGAAGATGgtagattcaaatttgaagatgaTTGGATGTTTATTGTTGGGAGTTTTGCAAGTAACTGATGGTTTTAACCAAATGGACTCGAATCACTTTATTTAAATGATAATTCCGTGTTGCCAAATGATTAACCAAATCTAGTCAGaagaaaataacagaaatgacaaaaatgacaaaaaatgacaaaaatgacaaaaatgacaaaaaagacaaaaatgacaaaaatgacaaaaatgacaaaaatgacaaaaatgacaaaaatgacaaaaatgacaaaaatgacaaaaatgacaaaaatgacaaaaatgacaaaaatgacaaaaatgacaaaaatgacaaaaatgacaaaaatgacaaaaatgacaaaaatgacaaaaatgacaaaaatgacaaaaatgacaaaaatgacaaaaatgacaaacatgacaaacatgacaaaaatgacaaaaatgacaaaaatgacaaaaatgacaaaaatgacaaaaatgacaaaaatgacaaaaatgacaaaaatgacaaaaatgacaaaaatgacaaaaatgacaaaaatgacaaaaatgacaaaaatgacaaaaatgacaaaaatgacaaaaatgacaaaaatgacaaaaatgacaaaaatgacaaaaatgacaaaaatgacaaaaatgacaaaaatgacaaaaatgacaaaaatgacaaaaatgacaaaaatgacaaaaatgacaaaaatgacaaaaatgacaaaaatgacaaaaatgacaaaaatgacaaaaatgacaaaatgacaaaaatgacaaaaatgacaaaaatgacaaaaatgacaaaaatgacaaaaatgacaaaaatgacaaaaatgacaaaaatgacaaaaatgacaaaaatgacaaaaatgacaaaaatgacaaaaatgacaaaaatgacaaaaatgacaaaaatgacaaaaatgacaaaaatgacaaaaatgacaaaaatgacaaaaatgacaaaaatgacaaaaatgacaaaaatgacaaaaatgacaaaaatgacaaaaatgacaaaaatgacaaaaatgacaaaaatgacaaagatgacaaaaatgacaaaaatgacaaaaatgacaaaaatgacaaaaatgacaaaaatgacaaaaatgacaaaaatgacaaaaatgacaaaaatgacaaaaatgacaaaaatgacaaaaatgacaaaaatgacaaaaatgacaaaaatgacaaaaatgacaaaaatgacaaaaatgacaaaaatgacaaaaatgacaaaaatgacaaaaatgacaaaaatgacaaaaatgacaaaaatgacaaaaatgacaaaaatgaaaaaaattacaaaaattacaaaaattacaaaaattacaaaaattacaaaaattacaaaaattacaaaaattacaaaaatgacaaaaatggcaaaaatgacaaaaattacaaaaattacaaaaattacaaaaattacaaaaattacaaaaattacaaaaattacaaaaattacaaaaattacaaaaattacaaaaattacaaaaattacaaaagttacaaaaatgacaaaaattacaaaaattacaaaaattacaaaaattacaaaaattacaaaaattacaaaaattacaaaaattacaaaaattacaaaaattacaaaaattacaaaaattacaaaaattacaaaaattacaaaaattacaaaaattacaaaaattacaaaaattacaaaaattacaaaaattacaaaaattacaaaaattacaaaaattacagaaattacaaaaattacaaaaattacaaaaattacaaaaattacaaaatttacaaaaattacaaaaattacaaaaattacaaaaattacaaaaattacaaaaattacaaaaattacaaaaattacaaaaattacaaaaattacaaaaattacaaaaattacaaaaattacaaaaattacaaaaattacaaaaattacaaaaattacaaaaattacaaaaattacaaaaattacaaaaattacaaaaattacaaaaattacaaaaattacaaaaattacaaaaattacaaaaattacaaaaattacaaaaatgacaaaaatgacaaaaatgacaaaaatgacaaaaatgacaaaaatgacaaaaatgacaaaaatgacaaaaatgacaaaaatgacaaaaatgacaaaaatgacaaaaatgacaaaaatgacaaaaatgacaaaaatgacaaaaatgacaaaaatgacaaaaatgacaaaaatgacaaaaatgacaaaaatgacaaaaatgacaaaaatgacaaaaatgacaaaaatgacaaaaatgacaaaaatgacaaaaatgacaaaaatgacaaaaatgacaaaaatgacaaaaatgacaaaaatgacaaaaatgacaaaaatgacaaaaatgacaaaaatgacaaaaatgacaaaaatgacaaaaatgacaaaaatgacaaaaatgacaaaaatgacaaaaatgacaaaaatgacaaaaatgacaaaaatgacaaaaatgacaaaaatgacaaaaatgacaaaaatgacaaaaatgacaaaaatgacaaaaatgacaaaaatgacaaaaatgacaaaaatgacaaaaatgacaaaaatgacaaaaatgacaaaaatgacaaaaatgacaaaaatgacaaaaatgacaaaaatgacaaaaatgacaaaaatgacaaaaatgacaaaaatgacaaaaatgacaaaaatgacaaaaatgacaaaaatgacaaaaatgacaaaaatgacaaaaatgacaaaaatgacaaaaatgacaaaaatgacaaaaatgacaaaaatgacaaaaatgacaaaaatgacaaaaatgacaaaaatgacaaaaatgacaaaaatgacaaaaatgacaaaaatgacaaaaatgacaaaaatgacaaaaatgacaaaaatgacaaaaatgacaaaaatgacaaaaatgacaaaaatgacaaaaatgacaaaaatgacaaaaatgacaaaaatgacaaaaatgacaaaaatgacaaaaatgacaaaaatgacaaaaatgacaaaaatgacaaaaatgacaaaaatgacaaaaatgacaaaaatgacaaaaatgacaaaaatgacaaaaatgacaaaaatgacaaaaatgacaaaaatgacaaaaatgacaaaaatgacaaaaatgacaaaaatgacaaaaatgacaaaaatgacaaaaatgacaaaaatgacaaaaatgacaaaaatgacaaaaatgacaaaaatgacaaaaatgacaaaaatgacaaaaatgacaaaaatgacaaaaatgacaaaaatgacaaaaatgacaaaaatgacaaaaatgacaaaaattacaaaaattacaaaaatgacaaaaattacaaaaattacaaaaattacaaaaattacaaaaatgacaaaaatggcaaaaattacaaaaattacaaaaattacaaaaattacaaaaattacaaaaattacaaaaattacaaaaattacaaaaattacaaaaattacaaaaattacaaaaattacaaaaattacaaaaattacaaaaattacaaaaattacaaaaattacaaaaattacaaaaattacaaaaattacaaaaattacaaaaattacaaaaattacaaaaattacaaaaattacaaaaattacaaaaattacaaaaattacaaaaattacaaaaattacaaaaattacaaaaattacaaaaatgacaaaagttacaaaaatgacaaaaatgacaaaaattacaaaaattacaaaaatgacaaaaatgacaaaaattacaaaaattacaaaaattacaaaaattacaaaaattacaaaaattacaaaaattacaaaaattacaaaaattacaaaaattacaaaaattacaaaaattacaaaaattacaaaaattacaaaaattacaaaaattacaaaaattacaaaaattacaaaaattacaaaaattacaaaaattacaaaaattacaaaaattacaaaaattacaaaaattacaaaaattacaaaaattacaaaaattacaaaaatgacaaaagttacaaaaatgacaaaaatgacaaaaattacaaaaattacaaaaatgacaaaaattacaaaaattacaaaaattacaaaaattacaaaaattacaaaaattacaaaaattacaaaaattacaaaaattacaaaaattacaaaaattacaaaaattacaaaaattacaaaaattacaaaaattacaaaaattacaaaaatgacaaaaattacaaaaattacaaaaattacaaaaattacaaaaattacaaaaattacaaaaattacaaaaattacaaaaattacaaaaattacaaaaattacaaaaattacaaaaattacaaaaattacaaaaattacaaaaattacaaaaattacaaaaattacaaaaattacaaaaattacaaaaattacaaaaattacaaaaattacaaaaattacaaaaattacaaaaattacaaaaattacaaaaattacaaaaattacaaatattacaaaatctacaaaaattacaaaaattacaaaaattacaaaaattacaaaaattacaaaaattacaaaaattacaaaaattacaaaaattacaaaaattacaaaaattacaaaaattacaaaaattacaaaaattacaaaaattacaaaaattacaaaaattacaaaaattacaaaaattacaaaaattacaaaaattacaaaaattacaaaaattacaaaaattacaaaaattacaaaaattacaaaaattacaaaaattacaaaaattacaaaaattacaaaaattacaaaaattacaaaaattacaaaaattacaaaaattacaaaaattacaaaaattacaaaaattacaaaaattacaaaaattacaaaaattacaaaaattacaaaaattacaaaaattgcaaaaattacaaaaattacaaaaattacaaaaattacaaaaattacaaaaattacaaaaattacaaaaattacaaaaattacaaaaattacaaaaattacaaaaattacaaaaatgacaaaaattacaaaaattacaaaaattacaaaaatttcaaaaataacaaaaattccaatttaacaaaaatgacaaaaatgacaaaaattacaaaaattacaaaaattacaaaaattaccaaaatgacaaaaatgacaaaaattacaaaaattacaaaaattacaaaaattacaaaaatgacaaaaattacaaaaattacaaaaattacaaaaattacaaaaattacaaaaattacaaaaattacaaaaattacaaaaattacaaaaattacaaaaattacaaaaattacaaaaattacaaaaattacaaaaattacaaaaattacaaaaattacaaaaattacaaaaattacaaaaattacaaaaattacaaaaatgacaaaaatgacaaaaatgacaaaaatgacaaaaatgacaaaaatgacaaaaatgacaataatgacaaaaatgacaaaaatggcaaaaatgacaaaaattacaaaaaatacaaaaatgacaaaaatgacattatgaatttcaatgatttttcgtaTGGCACCA
It includes:
- the LOC129741168 gene encoding gamma-butyrobetaine dioxygenase-like: MALRKLSDLSTIRQFGRILIKGNPPPMIGRCLVATPIGSVQQARRTIHTHDLGGSRTSARASEKFNFNASEDGPRIGAVFEQTSSRSVAVELIDGRRFEFPLIWLRDNCQCRECFHPGSYSRILNWENIDVDSIRLKNCSKNSAGDTLKLLWIDDHISEFPLDWLVARNFSEDNCSDYLNEWYRPKARFWGQRDFPVVLKNFEYSDVISDDGALREWIESLIRFGIVMIKNAPLDDEVARKLANRIGFIRRTHYGDEYIIKAKEETSNVAYLAAPLQMHTDLPYYEYLPGCNLLHYIVQTESAGGQNLIVDAMYVAERLRQEHPDDFRLLSETLVNWCDVGTDEGRQFHSIYRAPVICLGRDGSIERILQSIPQRDSFFNIPMKRVEPWYRALAKFIQMIYQESVQFKTASGDILAFSNVRMLHGRKGYTDTDANTRHVVGAFMDWDEIYSRWRVLKGFQMKLQHPLAFSNRRFNSSAFTSQNCVIMLLICPCHHSKLRDCQQAIAAAMRSPTSEGGRPGGQHAGTVK